AGACCCCATGCGACCTCTGGGTGGCTTCCGCCGTGGTCTCGGGCCACGTGACGAACGCCTCCGGCATGGCACTCGCGGATGCGGAGGTCGAGCTCGAGTTCGACCGGAGGGGTCGGTGCGACGGAGCGGAAGACTGGTCTCATGGGAACCGAGTCACGACGGACGCCGACGGTCACTACTCGGCCGAGCTCGGTCTCGGCAACTCCCGAGGGCTCCGATGCGTGAGAGTGACCGAAGTGGCATCCGGCACGATTTCGGCGGGAAACGAAGTCGAGTTCGTCGGCGGATGCGAGGAGACGAGGCCACCGGGAAAGCTGACCGTCAATATCGTGGTTCCATAACCCCGCGGATCATGGAGGATTCATGCTCGACCGACGGCTGATCGCACTCATCACGGTGCTCGGCACTCTGCCTGCCACGGTGGCGCTCGCGGACAAGTACACGGACACCATCAAGATCTTCCGCGATGCCGGGCAGAGTGCGAAGTTCTTCGACACCAGCTACGGCTATGCCGTGTTTCCCTCGATCGGCAAGGGCGGCCTTGGAATCGGTGGCGCGCACGGCTCGGGCCGCGTCTACGAGAAGGACGCTTATGTGGGGAACACCTCGATGACTCAGGTGACGGTGGGCTTCCAGTTCGGGGGCCAGGCCTACCGTCAGATCGTGTTCTTCCAGGACAAGCGAGCGTTCGACGAGTTCACCAGCGGAAACTTCGAGTTCGGCGCCCAGGCAACCGCGGTGGCGCTCACCGCGGGCGCCTCGGCACAGGCCTCCACGGCCGGCGGCGTCGGGACCAGCGCCAGTGACAAGGACACCCACGCCAAGACGACCGGGGGCTATCAGAAGGGCATGGCGGTGTTCACCGTCGCCAAGGGCGGACTGATGTACGAGGCGACGATCGGCGGCCAGAAGTTCAGCTACAAGCCGAAGAAGTGACCGCGGCTCCCAGCAGCGTGTGGTGATAGGTGGCTGCGTACTGGAGGCGGCGCCATGCTTCGCTTGCCATCGCGCTCATTGCCGGCACAGTCCTCAGCGCCTGTGCTGATGACAACCAGCTGGGGGCAGAGAATCGCCGTCCCAGAATCCTGTCTCTCACACCGTTCCCCGATTCAATACTCCCAGGTGACTCCGCCATCATTGTCTGCAACGCGCAAGAACCCGATGGCGATACCCTCTGGTACGACTGGATCACAGACTCCCGCATCCGACTAAAGGGCACCGTCGGCTCTGAGCGTACGCTGTACAACACATCAAGTAATGCTCTCGTGGTTTACCAAGGTCGCACCTTTACTGCGCTCGACACAGGTTGGGTGCAGTGCTTTGCAAGAGATGGTCGGGGGAAGTCAGCCAGCCAGGTAGTCTATATACGGCTCATGCCCTAACCACATGGCGCGCGCTGGTCATCGGTTTGAGCGCGCACGTGCAATAAGTACGCACACCGCACGGCACTCTTCCCTCCCGCCATCGGCTCTGCCACCATGGGTGCCTTCCAGGAGACCAGCCCATGAGCACCGACCAGCCATCCGACCAGCAAGCCATCGATCGCCGTCGCTTCCTCCAGCTCGGCGCCACCGCGGGGTTCGGCCTCATGGCGGGACAAGCGGCGGACGCGGGCGCCGCGCAGGAAGCCCGGTCGATCGGCAAGGCTCCGACGCCCATGCCGACGCGCAACCTCGGCAAGACTGGACACCGAGTGAAGCTCTTCAGTCTCGGCGGTCAGGGCGCCATCGAGAAGCCGGAGAACGCCGACGTCGCGGTGCCGATCGTCGAGCGCGCCATCGACCTCGGCGTGAACTACATCGACACCGCGGCCCGTTACGGAGGCCAGGGTCGCTGGAGCCAGCGCTACATCGGCCAGGTCATGGCTCGCCGTCGCAAAGAGGTATTCCTCGCCACCAAGACGCACGATCGCACGGCCGCCGGCTCGCGCCGCCTGCTCGAGGAATCGCTTCGGCTCCTGCATACCGACCATCTGGATCTATGGCAGGTCCACAACCTCGAGGAGATGGACGAGGTCGACCAGATCTTCGCCAAGGGCGGCGCCATCGAGGCCATGCAAAAGGCCCGGGAGGAGAAGCTGGTGAGATTCATCGGCGTCACGGGTCACGCCGATCCGGCGGTCCTCATGGAGGCACTGAGGCGCTTCCCGTTCGACACCCTCCTGCTCGCGCTCAACGCCGCCGATCCGCACCACCTGAGCTTCGCCACCGAGCTATTGCCCATGGCCGTGGAGAAGAAGATGGGCATCATCGGAATGAAGATCCCCGCGCGCGGCCGCCTGCTGTCCTCCGGGCCATCGGAGCCGGGAATCACCATGCGCGAGGCGATGGACTACGTGCTGTCGCTGCCGGTGAGCACGGTGATCGTGGGCTGCGACTCCGTGGCTCAGCTCGAGGAGAACGTCCAGCTGGCGCGCTCTTTCAATCCGATGACTGCCGGACAGATGACGGCTCTTGAGGCGCGCGCGGAGCCGGTGCACCGGGAGGCGCTCTTCTTCCGGCGCTGGACCTGATCAGCGTTCGAAGGGGCCTCCCCGCCACGTCGGAACCGGCGACTTCCCGAGCGCCACGGCAACCGCTTCGTGGGCCAGCAGACGCGTGGAGTCGAGGGTCGGAAGCGGCGAAACGGCCGGCGTCACCAGCAGCGGGATCTCGGTGCAGCACAGAGCGGCGCAGTCGCACCCCGCCTGCTTCAGCTCGGCGATGATCCGCACGTAATCATCTCGCGATGCGTCGCGGATCACGCCCTGGCACAGCTCTTCGAAGATCACTCGATCCACTCGCTCGCCATCGCGATCCGAAGGCGTTCGCATCTCGATCTCCGCGCGAGCGAACGCGTCCCGATACACGGGCCCTTCCATGGTCCACCGGGTTCCGAGGAGACCGACCCGCCGGCGACCGTCCCGTCGAGCGCGCTGCGCCACGATCTCCCCGATGTGGAGTCCCGGCAGTGGCAGCGGTGGCCCCGGCGACTCCAGGGCGATGTGGGCGGTGTTGTCCGAGCACGCGAAGAAGTCGCACTCCGCCTCCGCCAGCCGGCGGGCACTGTCCGCCAGGTGCGCTCGCACCGAAGCCAGGTCGCCGCGATCGTAAGCCGAAAGCGCGGGCTTCATGGGCAGGATCGAGAGCGTGATCTCGGGATGGTCGTGCTCGCCCAGCTGCCGGGCGCTCTCACGGACCATCTCGAGAAAGCACAGGGCCGCGCCGTCGGCCGAGTGTGCGAGTACGCCGATGTGGAGGTGGTCGGGCATGCGGGGCAAAGTATCGCATCCGGCCATTGACCGCCGACCATCGTCGTCCTAGCGTGGCGCCTCTCCAGGAGCAAGTGGCCGCCGACGAGAATGGAGAACCACCATGGCCAAGACAAGGATGCCATCCCGACGCGCCGCACGCTCACTGACTCGGACGCCGAAGAGCAGCACCCCGGAGCCCCTGCGCGCCCCAAGTGACGAGAGCCGGCCCGTCCTTCGTCCCGGTGACGACGCGACGAGCCGAAGTCCGTTTCGCTCCGGACGCATCCTCAATGCGCGTCGCGACACGCCCGACCTGCGCGACATTCTCTACGTTCCGACGCTGGTCGAGGTGCCGCCACGAATTCCCCTCGAGGAATACCGGAAGTTTCGAGTCCCGATCCTCGACCAGGGCACGGAAGGCGCATGCACCGGCTACGGCCTGGCCACGGTCATCCACTATCTCTTCCGCCGGCGCGTGAAGATGCCGGACAAGAAGGTCGAAGTCAGCCCGCACATGCTGTACCGCATGGCTCGCCGCTACGACGAGTGGCCGGGCGAGCAATACGCCGGGTCGAGCGCGCGCGGAGCGATGAAAGGCTGGCATCGACACGGCGTGTGCTCGCTCACGCATTGGCCCAGGGCGGGCAATGGCACGTCGACCACGCTGCTCACCGCCGATCGCGCCGGGGACGCGCTCAAGCGTCCGCTCGGCGCCTACTTCCGCGTCAACCACCAGGACCTGGTCGCCATGCACGCGGCCCTGGCCGAGGTCGGGATCCTGTACGCGACGGCGAGCTGTCACCAAGGATGGGATCACGTCTCCGAGGATGGAAAGATCCGTTACCACGATGGCGATCTCGGCGGGCACGCGTTCTCGATCGTGGCCTACGACCAGAAGGGCTTCTGGATCCAGAACTCGTGGGGAGACGACTGGGGCCTCGAAGGCTTCGGGCATCTGGGCTACGACGACTGGCTGAAGAACGGCAACGACGTCTGGGTGGCGCGGCTCGGTGCGCCCATCGATCTCCAGGCGGTCCTGGGCGATGTGAGCCGGCCGATGCGCTCGGGCAACGTGAAGAAGCCCATCGCGCTCGAGGAAATACGTCCGCACATCGTCGGCATCGGCAATGACGGCTGTCTGCGAACCGGCGGGGTGCTCGGCACGGACCGGGAGGCGGTCGACAACCTGTTCGAGACCGGCGGCGATTTCGACCGCATCACGAAGGATTGGCCGGTCAAACGACTCCTCCTGTACGCGCATGGTGGTCTCAACAACGAGGAAGGCGCGCTCCAGCGCGTCCAGGACTACCGACGGGCTCTGATCGATCATCAGGTCTTCCCCGTGGCGTTCATCTGGAAGACCGACTACTGGACGACCATTCAGAACATTCTCGAGGACGCGAAGAAGAAGCGGCGCCCGGAAGGGTTCCTCGATGCCACCAAGAATTTCCTGCTGAATCGCCTCGACGACGCGCTCGAGCCGATCGCGCGGATCGCCACCGGCAAGATCGTCTGGGAGCAGATGAAGACCAACGCGCGCGACTCGACCGAGAAGGAGACCGGAGGCGCTCGATACGCGGCTCAGCGAATCGCCGAGCTCATGCGCCGCGACAGCAAGGTCGAGCTGCACATGATCGGCCACAGCGCGGGGAGCGTCTTCCACGGGCCGCTGGTCCGTCTGCTGACCTCCAAGGAGCCGGTCTACGGAACCCAGGGTCTCGGACTCAAGGTCAAGACCGTCACGATGTGGGCGCCGGCCTGCACCATCGGTCTATTCCGTGAGTGCTACGAGCCGGCGATCCGGAGCCGCATGATCGAGCGGTTCGCCCTGTTCACGCTCACCGACAAGTCCGAGCAGGACGACAACTGCGCGCTCATCTACAACAAGTCCCTGCTCTACCTGGTCTCGCACGCCTTCGAGGAGAACGCGCGCATTCCGGGGATTCCGGGCACGCAGTACGCCGGTGAGCCATTGCTCGGCATGGAGTGGTGGATCGAGAAGGACCGGGCGCTCGTGTCGCTGCTGGAGAGCAAGATGTGCGCGTGGGTGAAGACCCCGAACACGGCTCCCGAAGGCTCGATGGATGCTTCCACCGCGCAGCATCACGGGGACTTCGACGACGACACGCCGACGGTGAAGTCCGCGCTGGCCCGAATCCTGGGCGCCCAGGGCGCGAGCACGATCGAGCGCGGCGAGCTCCAGTTCGAGAACAGCGCGGCGACCTGGGCCAGCCGGCGCGAGGTGCTGATGAAGTGAGGCG
The sequence above is a segment of the Candidatus Eisenbacteria bacterium genome. Coding sequences within it:
- a CDS encoding aldo/keto reductase, whose translation is MSTDQPSDQQAIDRRRFLQLGATAGFGLMAGQAADAGAAQEARSIGKAPTPMPTRNLGKTGHRVKLFSLGGQGAIEKPENADVAVPIVERAIDLGVNYIDTAARYGGQGRWSQRYIGQVMARRRKEVFLATKTHDRTAAGSRRLLEESLRLLHTDHLDLWQVHNLEEMDEVDQIFAKGGAIEAMQKAREEKLVRFIGVTGHADPAVLMEALRRFPFDTLLLALNAADPHHLSFATELLPMAVEKKMGIIGMKIPARGRLLSSGPSEPGITMREAMDYVLSLPVSTVIVGCDSVAQLEENVQLARSFNPMTAGQMTALEARAEPVHREALFFRRWT
- a CDS encoding lipid-binding SYLF domain-containing protein, whose protein sequence is MLDRRLIALITVLGTLPATVALADKYTDTIKIFRDAGQSAKFFDTSYGYAVFPSIGKGGLGIGGAHGSGRVYEKDAYVGNTSMTQVTVGFQFGGQAYRQIVFFQDKRAFDEFTSGNFEFGAQATAVALTAGASAQASTAGGVGTSASDKDTHAKTTGGYQKGMAVFTVAKGGLMYEATIGGQKFSYKPKK
- a CDS encoding C1 family peptidase codes for the protein MAKTRMPSRRAARSLTRTPKSSTPEPLRAPSDESRPVLRPGDDATSRSPFRSGRILNARRDTPDLRDILYVPTLVEVPPRIPLEEYRKFRVPILDQGTEGACTGYGLATVIHYLFRRRVKMPDKKVEVSPHMLYRMARRYDEWPGEQYAGSSARGAMKGWHRHGVCSLTHWPRAGNGTSTTLLTADRAGDALKRPLGAYFRVNHQDLVAMHAALAEVGILYATASCHQGWDHVSEDGKIRYHDGDLGGHAFSIVAYDQKGFWIQNSWGDDWGLEGFGHLGYDDWLKNGNDVWVARLGAPIDLQAVLGDVSRPMRSGNVKKPIALEEIRPHIVGIGNDGCLRTGGVLGTDREAVDNLFETGGDFDRITKDWPVKRLLLYAHGGLNNEEGALQRVQDYRRALIDHQVFPVAFIWKTDYWTTIQNILEDAKKKRRPEGFLDATKNFLLNRLDDALEPIARIATGKIVWEQMKTNARDSTEKETGGARYAAQRIAELMRRDSKVELHMIGHSAGSVFHGPLVRLLTSKEPVYGTQGLGLKVKTVTMWAPACTIGLFRECYEPAIRSRMIERFALFTLTDKSEQDDNCALIYNKSLLYLVSHAFEENARIPGIPGTQYAGEPLLGMEWWIEKDRALVSLLESKMCAWVKTPNTAPEGSMDASTAQHHGDFDDDTPTVKSALARILGAQGASTIERGELQFENSAATWASRREVLMK
- a CDS encoding amino acid racemase yields the protein MPDHLHIGVLAHSADGAALCFLEMVRESARQLGEHDHPEITLSILPMKPALSAYDRGDLASVRAHLADSARRLAEAECDFFACSDNTAHIALESPGPPLPLPGLHIGEIVAQRARRDGRRRVGLLGTRWTMEGPVYRDAFARAEIEMRTPSDRDGERVDRVIFEELCQGVIRDASRDDYVRIIAELKQAGCDCAALCCTEIPLLVTPAVSPLPTLDSTRLLAHEAVAVALGKSPVPTWRGGPFER